In Streptomyces camelliae, the sequence GCACACGCGCGCAACGGCGCCTTTCCCGACAGAGGGGCGCCTGCGTCCCCGCAGCCCCACCTCGGGCCCGCGACGCATCCCGATCCCCGGACCCGGCCCACACCACCCGCCGAACGTCCGATCCCGGTACGCTGTACCCGCTCCGTCCCTGGTGGACGGGGACGAGGTGGGTTGCCCGAGCGGCCTAAGGGAACGGTCTTGAAAACCGTCGTGGCGCGAGTCACCGTGGGTTCAAATCCCACACCCACCGCAGCAGTTGGCCAAGGGGCGTCTCCCGTTCAGGGGGCGCCCCTGCTGCGTTGCCACGGCCGGAGGCCCGTCATGCGGGCCGCCGAGGCGATCGTCGCGCGGGCCTCGTGTTCGGTCAGGCCGGTGGTGCGGGCCGCCTCGGTCAGGGGATCGGCCAGGGTGGGGCCGAGGCCGTTCTCGTAGGCGCGGCAGGCCGCCCAGAACAGGCGGGTGTTGCGCTGGCCCTCGTGGGCGGAGAGGACGAACTGGACCAGGCCGCGGCCGTGGTCGCCGGGGGCGGCCGGGGCCGGGTGCACCCTGCACCCGGCCGGGGCCGGGTGCAGGGTGCGGGGCGGGGGCAGCAGGAGGCGCAGGAGGGCCGGCGGGCAGGGGGCCGGGGCGAGGTGGGCGGTGCCGGGGGCCGCCGTGTAGACGCCGTGGTCGGTGCGGGAGCCGGGGCCCACGAGGTAGCCGCCGGCGCCCCGGATGTCGATGCCGGGGGCGAGGCGGCCGGCCGAGTTCGGTACGACGACGTCCGGCGGGCCGGTGAGCCAGAGATGACGGCCGCCGCTCGGGGTCCGGACGACGACCGTCTCCGGGATGGTGAACAGATGGCGCAGGGCCAGTTCGCGCAGGGCGGCCGAGGAGTCCGTGCCGCACTTGGTGTCCAGGTCGACGCCGATCAGGTGGTACGGGGGCAGCCCGCAGGCGATGCCGTAGCCGGTGGCCCAGGGCGCCGCGGCGAAGAGCTCGCGGATGCGGACGGGGTCGGTCGAGGCGTCGTACACGC encodes:
- a CDS encoding bifunctional DNA primase/polymerase; this encodes MATTDRQATTLALAHALSAAERGLAVIPLSRTKLPALRSPHRDDPDPAGPRCHGACGRFGHGVYDASTDPVRIRELFAAAPWATGYGIACGLPPYHLIGVDLDTKCGTDSSAALRELALRHLFTIPETVVVRTPSGGRHLWLTGPPDVVVPNSAGRLAPGIDIRGAGGYLVGPGSRTDHGVYTAAPGTAHLAPAPCPPALLRLLLPPPRTLHPAPAGCRVHPAPAAPGDHGRGLVQFVLSAHEGQRNTRLFWAACRAYENGLGPTLADPLTEAARTTGLTEHEARATIASAARMTGLRPWQRSRGAP